One Leucobacter muris DNA segment encodes these proteins:
- a CDS encoding ATP-binding cassette domain-containing protein: protein MSDQQTAAHPADSHDRIRVRGAREHNLKNVSVELPKRRLTVFTGVSGSGKSSLVFSTIAAESQRLINETYSAFVQGFMPSQSRPNVDVLEGLTTAIIVDQERMGANPRSTVGTATDVNAMLRIVFSRLGQPRIGSPNAFSFNVASVSGAGAVTLEKGGKKVKERRSFEILGGMCATCEGRGSVSDFDLAELYDADETLAGGALKVPGYSMDGWYGRLFSALLPMDTPIRDFTEQQLDDLLYKEPTKIKVEGTNLTYEGLIPRIQKSMLSKDREAMQPHIRAFVDRAIVFHACAACGGTRLNETARSSKIDGRSIADVCAMQISDLAEWVRGIEDQGMAPLVEKLCDTLDSFVQIGLGYLSLDRPTGTLSGGESQRTKMIRHLGSPITDATYVFDEPSVGLHPHDIQRMNQLLLKLRDKGNTVLVVEHKPEMIAIADHVVDLGPRAGTSGGEICFEGTVDALRASGTLTGKHLDDRARLKQSVRSPAGSVEVRGADRHNLRGVDVDVPLGVLCAITGVAGSGKSSLIHGYVSNREGVVAVDQGAIKGSRRSNPATYTGLLDPVRTAFAKANGVKPALFSANSEGACPECKGAGIIYTDLGMMATMESVCQVCDGKRYDAKVLQYTLGGKSIADVLDLSMAEALAFFSSPESKIPKAAKILERLVDVGIGYIKLGQALSTLSGGERQRLKLAIHMIEDADVYVLDEPTTGLHLADVEQLLGLLDRLVDAGKSVIVIEHHQAVMAHADWIIDIGPGAGQQGGTIVFEGSPRDLVDARSTLTGEHLAQYVAAS from the coding sequence ATGAGCGACCAGCAGACCGCGGCACACCCCGCAGACAGCCACGACCGCATCCGGGTGAGGGGAGCCCGCGAGCACAATCTGAAGAACGTGAGCGTCGAACTGCCGAAGCGCAGACTCACCGTCTTCACCGGGGTCTCGGGCTCGGGCAAGAGCTCGCTCGTCTTCAGCACCATCGCCGCGGAGTCGCAGCGCTTGATCAACGAGACCTACAGCGCCTTCGTGCAGGGGTTCATGCCCTCGCAGTCGCGACCCAACGTCGACGTGCTCGAGGGGCTGACCACGGCGATCATCGTCGATCAGGAGCGCATGGGCGCGAACCCGCGGTCGACGGTCGGCACGGCCACCGACGTGAACGCGATGCTGCGCATCGTCTTCTCCCGCCTCGGGCAGCCGCGCATCGGCTCGCCCAACGCGTTCTCGTTCAACGTCGCCTCGGTGAGCGGCGCCGGCGCCGTCACGCTCGAGAAGGGCGGCAAGAAAGTGAAGGAGCGCCGCAGCTTCGAGATCCTGGGCGGCATGTGCGCCACCTGCGAGGGCCGCGGCTCGGTGAGCGACTTCGACCTCGCCGAGCTCTACGACGCCGACGAGACCCTGGCGGGCGGGGCGCTGAAGGTGCCGGGGTACAGCATGGACGGCTGGTACGGGCGCCTGTTCTCGGCGCTGCTGCCGATGGACACGCCGATCCGCGACTTCACCGAGCAGCAGCTCGACGACCTGCTCTACAAAGAGCCCACGAAGATCAAGGTCGAGGGCACGAACCTCACCTACGAGGGCCTGATCCCCCGCATCCAGAAGTCGATGCTGTCGAAGGATCGCGAGGCGATGCAGCCGCACATCCGCGCCTTCGTCGATCGCGCGATCGTGTTCCACGCCTGCGCCGCCTGCGGCGGCACCCGCCTCAACGAGACCGCCCGCTCGTCGAAGATCGACGGGCGCTCGATCGCCGACGTCTGCGCCATGCAGATCTCCGACCTGGCCGAGTGGGTGCGGGGCATCGAAGATCAGGGCATGGCGCCTCTCGTCGAGAAGCTCTGCGACACGCTCGACTCCTTCGTGCAGATCGGGCTCGGCTACCTGAGCCTCGATCGCCCCACGGGCACCCTCTCCGGTGGCGAGTCGCAGCGCACCAAGATGATCCGCCATCTCGGCTCCCCCATCACCGACGCCACCTACGTCTTCGACGAGCCCTCCGTCGGTCTGCACCCGCACGACATCCAGCGCATGAACCAGCTGCTGCTCAAGCTGCGCGACAAGGGCAACACCGTGCTCGTGGTCGAGCACAAGCCCGAGATGATCGCGATCGCCGACCACGTGGTCGACCTCGGCCCGCGGGCCGGCACGAGCGGCGGCGAGATCTGCTTCGAGGGCACCGTCGACGCCCTGCGGGCCTCCGGCACCCTTACCGGAAAGCACCTCGACGACCGCGCGAGACTCAAGCAGAGCGTGCGCAGTCCCGCGGGCTCCGTCGAGGTGCGCGGGGCCGACCGGCACAATCTGCGGGGAGTCGACGTCGACGTGCCCCTCGGCGTGCTGTGCGCGATCACGGGGGTCGCGGGCTCGGGCAAGAGCTCGCTCATCCACGGCTACGTCTCGAACCGCGAGGGGGTCGTCGCGGTCGACCAGGGCGCTATCAAGGGCTCGCGCCGCTCGAACCCCGCCACGTACACCGGCCTCCTCGATCCGGTGCGCACCGCGTTCGCGAAGGCGAACGGCGTGAAGCCGGCGCTCTTCAGCGCGAACTCCGAGGGGGCGTGCCCCGAGTGCAAGGGGGCGGGCATCATCTACACCGACCTCGGCATGATGGCCACGATGGAGAGCGTGTGCCAGGTGTGCGACGGCAAGCGCTACGACGCCAAGGTGCTGCAGTACACGCTCGGCGGCAAGAGCATCGCCGACGTGCTCGATCTGTCGATGGCCGAGGCGCTCGCGTTCTTCTCGTCGCCCGAGTCGAAGATCCCGAAGGCGGCCAAGATCCTCGAGCGCCTCGTCGACGTGGGGATCGGCTACATCAAGCTCGGTCAGGCCCTCTCGACGCTGTCGGGCGGCGAGCGGCAGCGGCTCAAGCTCGCGATCCACATGATCGAGGACGCCGACGTGTACGTGCTCGACGAGCCCACGACCGGCCTGCACCTCGCAGACGTCGAGCAGCTGCTCGGGTTGCTCGACCGCCTGGTCGACGCCGGCAAGAGCGTGATCGTCATCGAGCACCATCAGGCAGTCATGGCCCACGCCGACTGGATCATCGATATCGGCCCGGGCGCGGGTCAGCAGGGCGGCACGATCGTGTTCGAGGGATCGCCCCGCGACCTCGTCGACGCCCGCTCGACCCTCACCGGCGAGCACCTCGCGCAGTATGTAGCCGCGTCGTGA
- a CDS encoding CPBP family intramembrane glutamic endopeptidase translates to MRSATVGAGVRPGPAVAAVLTVLAAPAFFVAELPLLGIALLAGGLLVAWAVSRGGAGAVPVAGAASRAGVGAGPVAGSGATAAPAGPAFPAGDGRGSGSAARPPNLLRDLSLIAIGLLIVRTIPLAAELDDWSMVKFTLALGGAVAVPYAISRWVYRDRATAFPWRGGGRWGRIHWSWLIAVLVLGWLILPWYFISSGVYLNWPEVDDADLIARLFIGVGAVGIWDELFFICTVFTVLLRHFPPWLANVLQAIVFVSFLWELGYRSWGPALTVPFALVQGWIYLRTHSLAYVVTVHLLFDAVVFAVLVHAHNPHLFDVFVTVP, encoded by the coding sequence ATGCGAAGCGCGACGGTCGGAGCCGGGGTGAGACCCGGGCCGGCCGTCGCGGCCGTGCTGACGGTGCTCGCGGCGCCCGCCTTCTTCGTGGCCGAACTGCCGCTGCTCGGGATCGCGCTGCTCGCGGGCGGCCTGCTCGTCGCGTGGGCGGTGTCGCGGGGCGGGGCGGGGGCCGTGCCTGTGGCGGGGGCCGCGTCTCGGGCGGGAGTCGGAGCCGGGCCGGTGGCCGGTTCCGGGGCGACGGCCGCTCCTGCCGGGCCGGCGTTCCCCGCGGGCGACGGACGGGGATCCGGCTCCGCAGCCCGCCCGCCGAACCTGCTGCGCGATCTCTCGCTGATCGCGATCGGGCTCCTGATCGTGCGCACGATCCCGCTCGCCGCCGAGCTCGACGACTGGTCGATGGTGAAGTTCACCCTCGCGCTGGGCGGGGCGGTCGCGGTGCCGTACGCGATCTCGCGGTGGGTGTACCGGGACCGCGCCACGGCGTTCCCCTGGAGAGGCGGAGGGCGCTGGGGGCGGATCCACTGGAGCTGGCTGATCGCGGTGCTGGTGCTGGGCTGGCTGATCCTGCCCTGGTACTTCATCAGCTCGGGCGTCTACCTCAACTGGCCCGAGGTCGACGATGCCGATCTCATCGCCAGGCTCTTCATCGGCGTCGGGGCCGTGGGCATCTGGGACGAGCTCTTCTTCATCTGCACCGTGTTCACGGTGCTGCTGCGGCACTTCCCACCGTGGCTCGCGAACGTGCTGCAGGCGATCGTGTTCGTGTCGTTCCTGTGGGAGCTCGGGTACCGCTCGTGGGGGCCGGCGCTCACCGTGCCGTTCGCGCTGGTGCAGGGCTGGATCTACCTGCGCACGCACTCGCTCGCCTACGTGGTAACCGTGCACCTGCTGTTCGACGCGGTGGTGTTCGCGGTGCTCGTGCACGCCCACAACCCGCACCTGTTCGACGTGTTCGTGACGGTGCCGTAG
- the trmB gene encoding tRNA (guanosine(46)-N7)-methyltransferase TrmB produces the protein MNDQQPLPHKSFDPTTFRDKPVSFVRRSGRMTPSQVRAWDEHRAKYVLDIPHGAAATSVADGVTGDPEQIFGRRAPLVVEIGSGQGHAILHAAETRRDTDFLAIEVFRAGLARTMIRAELAALDNLRLAEVNAPELLEKYLPEGSVDEIWVFFPDPWKKERHKKRRLVSADFARIAHRALRPGGVLRLATDWEDYAEQMRDVLDAAPGFERDFAGEWSDRFDGRVLTAFEQKGAEKGREIRDLAYRRA, from the coding sequence GTGAACGACCAGCAGCCCCTGCCTCACAAGAGCTTCGACCCCACCACCTTCCGCGACAAGCCCGTCTCGTTCGTGCGCCGCAGCGGCCGCATGACGCCGTCGCAGGTGCGCGCCTGGGACGAGCACCGCGCCAAGTACGTGCTCGACATCCCGCACGGCGCCGCGGCGACGAGCGTCGCCGACGGCGTGACGGGAGATCCCGAGCAGATCTTCGGGCGGCGGGCGCCGCTCGTGGTCGAGATCGGTTCGGGCCAGGGACACGCGATCCTGCACGCCGCCGAAACCCGTCGCGACACCGACTTCCTCGCGATCGAGGTGTTCCGCGCGGGCCTCGCTCGCACCATGATCCGCGCCGAGCTCGCCGCGCTCGACAACCTGCGCCTCGCCGAGGTCAACGCCCCCGAGCTGCTCGAGAAGTACCTGCCCGAGGGCTCGGTCGACGAGATCTGGGTGTTCTTCCCCGATCCCTGGAAGAAGGAGCGCCACAAGAAGCGGCGCCTCGTGAGCGCCGACTTCGCCCGCATCGCGCACCGGGCGCTGCGGCCGGGCGGGGTGCTGCGCCTCGCGACCGACTGGGAGGACTACGCCGAGCAGATGCGCGACGTGCTCGACGCGGCGCCGGGCTTCGAACGCGACTTCGCGGGGGAGTGGTCGGATCGCTTCGACGGGCGCGTGCTCACCGCCTTCGAGCAGAAGGGCGCCGAGAAGGGGCGCGAGATCCGCGATCTCGCCTATCGGCGCGCGTGA
- a CDS encoding tripartite tricarboxylate transporter permease, which translates to MDTLQLLAEGFAGALTWQNLLWVVIGCLLGTAVGVMPGLGSSMAVALLLPVTFALEPTAAFIMFSGVYFGGLFGDSTMSILMNMPGQASAIASTFEGHKMALDGRAAQALATAAIGAFTGGFIASIVVVFMAPALADFSTQFGPAEFFALALFAFVATSSVVTDNPVKGLSSLFIGLGIAVIGVDGISGAPRFTMDSPNLFDGVSLVTVTVAILALGEVIYVACLERHIGGGKLIKPKGRPWLSGREFREAMPAWLRGTAIGLPFGVVPAGGSEIPTFLAFGLEKKLDARRKNPQFGKGAIRGLAAPEAAGNSTTGMAMGALLALGLPISATAAIMLAAFRQYGLQPGPLLFERSSELVWALLASFFIAMIVLLILNLPFAMVWAKLLLIPRPYLYAGITMVCALGIYATSGKTFDLMLLLAVGLVGFVMRAVDFPLAPLIIGMVLGPLAETSLRDAAMSANGDFSVLVQGAIPITLYALLLLVIAFAVRGKVVERRRAKALARVG; encoded by the coding sequence ATGGATACGCTGCAACTGCTCGCCGAGGGCTTCGCCGGGGCCCTGACCTGGCAGAACCTGCTCTGGGTGGTCATCGGCTGCCTGCTCGGCACCGCCGTCGGAGTGATGCCCGGACTCGGTTCGTCGATGGCGGTCGCCCTGCTGCTGCCCGTCACCTTCGCGCTCGAACCGACCGCCGCCTTCATCATGTTCTCGGGCGTCTACTTCGGCGGCCTCTTCGGCGACTCCACCATGAGCATCCTCATGAACATGCCGGGTCAGGCCTCGGCCATCGCCTCCACGTTCGAGGGGCACAAGATGGCGCTCGACGGCAGAGCCGCCCAGGCGCTCGCCACGGCCGCGATCGGCGCGTTCACCGGCGGCTTCATCGCCTCCATCGTGGTCGTCTTCATGGCGCCCGCGCTCGCCGACTTCTCGACCCAGTTCGGGCCCGCCGAGTTCTTCGCGCTGGCGCTCTTCGCCTTCGTCGCGACCTCGTCGGTGGTCACCGACAACCCCGTGAAGGGTCTCTCGTCGCTGTTCATCGGGCTCGGGATCGCAGTGATCGGCGTCGACGGCATCTCGGGCGCGCCGCGCTTCACGATGGACTCGCCCAACCTGTTCGACGGCGTCTCGCTCGTCACGGTGACCGTCGCGATCCTCGCACTCGGCGAGGTCATCTACGTGGCGTGCCTCGAACGGCACATCGGCGGCGGCAAGCTCATCAAGCCCAAGGGCCGCCCCTGGCTCTCGGGCCGCGAGTTCCGCGAAGCGATGCCCGCCTGGCTGCGCGGCACCGCGATCGGCCTGCCGTTCGGCGTCGTGCCGGCCGGCGGATCCGAGATCCCCACCTTCCTCGCCTTCGGCCTCGAGAAGAAGCTCGACGCGCGCCGCAAGAACCCGCAGTTCGGCAAGGGAGCGATCCGCGGCCTCGCCGCCCCCGAGGCCGCCGGCAACTCCACGACCGGCATGGCGATGGGCGCCCTGCTCGCACTCGGCCTGCCGATCTCGGCGACCGCGGCGATCATGCTCGCCGCCTTCCGCCAGTACGGGCTGCAGCCCGGCCCGCTGCTCTTCGAGCGCTCGTCCGAGCTGGTGTGGGCGCTGCTCGCGAGCTTCTTCATCGCGATGATCGTGCTGCTGATCCTCAACCTGCCCTTCGCGATGGTCTGGGCGAAGCTGCTGCTGATCCCGAGGCCCTACCTGTACGCGGGCATCACGATGGTCTGCGCGCTCGGCATCTACGCCACCTCGGGCAAGACCTTCGACCTCATGCTGCTGCTCGCGGTCGGCCTCGTCGGATTCGTGATGCGGGCCGTCGACTTCCCGCTCGCGCCGCTCATCATCGGCATGGTGCTCGGCCCCCTCGCCGAGACCAGCCTGCGCGACGCTGCGATGAGCGCCAACGGAGACTTCTCGGTGCTCGTGCAGGGGGCGATCCCGATCACGCTCTACGCGCTGCTGCTGCTCGTGATCGCGTTCGCGGTGCGCGGCAAGGTGGTCGAGCGGCGGCGCGCGAAGGCGCTCGCCCGGGTGGGCTGA
- a CDS encoding tripartite tricarboxylate transporter TctB family protein → MTHSNNPTAVSAVVGEELELGRANPDAALLKQLIMPAILLAFATYLLVGILTMRVPEGVVFPGPQFFPAIIAGGLYLFAVLLIVRALRERAEAFAGLERSAAEIELLTDEEIAALDDGGAKRVGVDWGSLAWIVASFIGFALLLPVLGWVVAAALLFWCVAWAFGSRRPVFNLVVGLTASSIAYIAFDMLLGLTLPSGVLGWGF, encoded by the coding sequence ATGACGCATTCGAACAACCCCACCGCGGTCTCGGCGGTCGTGGGAGAGGAGCTCGAGCTCGGCAGGGCGAATCCCGACGCCGCGCTGCTCAAGCAGCTCATCATGCCGGCGATCCTGCTCGCCTTCGCCACCTACCTGCTCGTCGGCATCCTCACGATGCGCGTGCCCGAGGGCGTCGTCTTCCCCGGGCCGCAGTTCTTCCCGGCGATCATCGCGGGCGGCCTGTATCTGTTCGCGGTGCTGCTGATCGTACGCGCCCTGCGCGAGCGCGCCGAGGCCTTCGCCGGGCTCGAGCGCTCGGCCGCCGAGATCGAGCTGCTCACCGACGAGGAGATCGCGGCGCTCGACGACGGCGGGGCGAAGCGCGTGGGCGTCGACTGGGGGTCGCTCGCCTGGATCGTCGCCTCGTTCATCGGCTTCGCGCTGCTGCTGCCGGTGCTCGGCTGGGTCGTCGCTGCGGCCCTGCTCTTCTGGTGCGTCGCGTGGGCGTTCGGGTCGCGGCGCCCCGTCTTCAACCTCGTCGTCGGCCTGACGGCGAGCTCGATCGCCTACATCGCATTCGACATGCTGCTCGGCCTCACCCTGCCGTCCGGCGTTCTCGGCTGGGGGTTCTGA
- the aroQ gene encoding type II 3-dehydroquinate dehydratase, whose product MTRRLLLVNGPSLNLLGTREPEIYGDETLADVEALVSRVASDFGFEVRALQSNHEGVLIDAIHAAREDCAAIVINPGAFTHTSVALRDALSAVALPVAEVHISNVHAREEFRNHSYISGVAQCVIVGCGVQGYEFAVRRLAALTAG is encoded by the coding sequence ATGACCAGACGACTTCTCCTGGTGAACGGCCCGAGCCTCAACCTGCTCGGCACGCGCGAGCCCGAGATCTACGGCGACGAGACGCTCGCCGACGTCGAGGCGCTCGTGTCGCGCGTGGCCTCCGACTTCGGTTTCGAAGTGCGGGCGCTGCAGAGCAACCACGAGGGTGTGCTCATCGACGCGATCCACGCCGCCCGCGAGGACTGCGCCGCGATCGTCATCAACCCCGGCGCCTTCACGCACACGTCGGTGGCGCTGCGCGACGCCCTGTCGGCGGTCGCGCTGCCGGTCGCCGAGGTGCACATCTCGAACGTGCACGCTCGCGAGGAGTTCCGCAACCACTCCTACATCTCGGGCGTCGCGCAGTGCGTGATCGTGGGCTGCGGGGTGCAGGGCTACGAGTTCGCGGTGCGCCGCCTGGCGGCGCTCACCGCGGGTTGA
- a CDS encoding response regulator transcription factor, with amino-acid sequence MTDETIRVLVVDDDPGARSLHGRFVSGTPGFSLAGTAGTGDAAVLRGRRGGIDLILLDMRLPDISGVEVLHRLRTLGVRSPDVLVISSSRDQVTVRQALAAHVVGYLVKPFTQEALRDRLRVYRAERRARERNERDRPLAQGEIDRLLSTGRIRVPGTAPRPAARPSAPAAERSAPHPSRLPKGLSEVTLARIVEALDPIAPLSAAELSERCSVSRATARRYLDHLVAEGAIDLAHRYGRRGRPEVLYRLVPSPGADQE; translated from the coding sequence ATGACCGACGAGACGATCCGCGTGCTGGTGGTGGACGACGACCCGGGGGCGCGGTCGCTGCACGGCCGCTTCGTATCGGGCACCCCGGGCTTCTCTCTGGCCGGCACCGCCGGCACCGGCGACGCCGCGGTGCTGCGGGGCCGCCGCGGCGGCATCGACCTGATCCTGCTGGACATGCGGCTGCCCGACATCAGCGGCGTCGAGGTGCTGCACCGGCTGCGCACGCTCGGCGTGCGCTCCCCCGACGTGCTCGTGATCAGCTCGTCCCGCGACCAGGTCACCGTGCGGCAGGCACTCGCCGCCCACGTGGTCGGCTACCTCGTGAAGCCGTTCACGCAGGAGGCGCTGCGCGATCGGCTGCGCGTGTACCGCGCCGAGCGGCGGGCGCGAGAGCGGAACGAGCGGGATCGGCCCCTCGCCCAGGGGGAGATCGACCGGCTGCTCTCGACGGGCCGGATCCGCGTGCCAGGCACGGCGCCCCGCCCCGCCGCTCGCCCGTCGGCGCCCGCAGCGGAGCGGAGCGCCCCGCACCCGTCACGGCTGCCGAAGGGGCTCTCGGAGGTGACGCTCGCCCGCATCGTGGAGGCGCTCGACCCAATCGCACCCCTCTCGGCGGCCGAGCTCTCGGAGCGGTGCTCGGTGTCGCGGGCCACCGCGCGACGGTATCTCGATCACCTCGTCGCCGAGGGCGCCATCGACCTCGCGCACCGCTACGGCAGGCGCGGCAGACCCGAGGTGCTCTACCGCCTCGTGCCCTCGCCCGGCGCCGATCAGGAATGA
- a CDS encoding sensor histidine kinase codes for MAIRIRPLAMRLAILLLPSLIVLLSVGLTTSIAISVQERSVRTATGERVREVATTLAGLSQVRDALRPTAGVGSAELRALAAAELQPLADVVEHAAGVDYVVITDTEGIRVTHPTPDERGRRVSTDNSAVLAGEEFLGTETGTLGPTLRAKVPVHDDDGGVTGTLSVGILESHISAERDEALGLLLPWALGAVVLGTLASSLLAAALERRFRRLDEAAREHERVSRTAAALREQTHEFHTRLHVIHGLVSHGDTREALDYIEGAAPVLAGGTDDEVLPGQPLLRATAEALRAELGALGARLETQIDVTDEIDRDALLVIANLCRNSGEAGASRVRCALAQRGGRLLGAVEDDGPGVDFREAERIFGRGFSSKPDPAGVGRGVGLDLVRRAVVARGGSIEVGRSRWGGARFSFEMEMGR; via the coding sequence GTGGCGATCCGGATCAGACCGCTCGCGATGCGCCTCGCGATCCTGCTGCTGCCGAGCCTCATCGTGCTGCTCTCGGTGGGCCTCACGACCTCGATCGCGATCTCCGTGCAGGAGCGCAGCGTGCGCACCGCGACGGGCGAGCGGGTGCGGGAGGTGGCGACCACCCTGGCCGGGTTGAGCCAGGTGCGCGACGCGCTGCGGCCGACGGCGGGCGTGGGCAGCGCCGAGCTGCGCGCGCTCGCCGCAGCCGAGCTGCAGCCGCTCGCCGACGTCGTCGAGCACGCCGCGGGCGTCGACTACGTGGTGATCACCGATACCGAGGGCATCCGCGTCACGCACCCCACCCCCGACGAGCGCGGCAGGAGGGTCTCCACCGACAACTCGGCGGTGCTCGCCGGTGAGGAGTTCCTCGGCACCGAGACCGGAACGCTCGGCCCCACGCTGCGCGCGAAGGTGCCGGTGCACGACGATGACGGCGGCGTGACCGGCACCCTCTCGGTCGGCATACTCGAGTCGCACATCTCGGCGGAGCGCGACGAGGCGCTCGGGCTGCTGCTGCCGTGGGCGCTCGGCGCGGTCGTGCTGGGCACGCTCGCGAGCTCGCTGCTCGCCGCGGCGCTCGAGCGCCGCTTCCGCCGCCTCGACGAGGCCGCGCGCGAGCACGAGCGCGTGAGCCGCACGGCGGCGGCGCTGCGGGAGCAGACGCACGAGTTCCACACGCGGCTGCACGTCATCCACGGGCTCGTCTCGCACGGCGACACGCGGGAGGCGCTCGACTACATCGAGGGGGCCGCGCCCGTGCTGGCGGGCGGCACCGACGACGAGGTGCTGCCGGGGCAGCCGCTGCTGCGCGCCACGGCGGAGGCCCTGCGCGCCGAGCTCGGGGCCCTCGGGGCGCGCCTCGAGACCCAGATCGACGTGACCGACGAGATCGACCGCGACGCGCTGCTCGTGATCGCGAACCTGTGCCGCAACTCGGGCGAGGCGGGTGCGTCGCGGGTGCGCTGCGCGCTCGCGCAGCGCGGCGGCCGTCTGCTGGGCGCGGTGGAGGACGACGGGCCGGGCGTCGACTTCCGGGAGGCCGAGCGGATCTTCGGCCGGGGCTTCTCGTCGAAGCCGGACCCGGCGGGCGTCGGTCGCGGCGTGGGGCTCGATCTCGTGCGCCGCGCGGTCGTCGCCCGGGGCGGATCGATCGAGGTCGGCCGGTCGCGGTGGGGCGGGGCGCGCTTCTCGTTCGAGATGGAGATGGGGCGATGA
- a CDS encoding tripartite tricarboxylate transporter substrate binding protein — translation MTAVSTEPERQPSSRRRSGWIARLIGGAIAVAAIGVASSGSISSAALGSDIRNSMTIIAPAAAGGGWDGVAREMQQGMKANGIVNNVQVVNMPGAGGTIALGNLSVLSGQPNNILVGGTGLLAATIQFDSAATLDDVTPLATIVEEYDVIVVPADSPYETLDDLVEAWRDDPKALPWSGGGSFDQLVVTDLALAAGVHPIDVTYIPSDGGGEAIQAMLNGTVSAAAGGYPDNIDQIESGRLRALALVAPERVDGIDIPTAAEQGYDISLTNWRSLSAPAGLSGEDREALVELVLETLDTPEWADAMTRYHWTEKVLTGDELDAFLVEEHERIAQLYEEMDQ, via the coding sequence ATGACGGCAGTATCGACGGAGCCCGAACGGCAACCGTCCTCGCGCAGACGGTCCGGGTGGATCGCGCGGCTGATCGGAGGGGCGATCGCGGTCGCCGCGATCGGCGTCGCCTCGTCCGGCTCGATCAGCTCGGCGGCGCTCGGATCCGACATCCGCAACTCGATGACGATCATCGCGCCCGCCGCCGCGGGCGGCGGATGGGACGGCGTCGCCCGCGAGATGCAGCAGGGCATGAAGGCCAACGGCATCGTCAACAATGTGCAGGTGGTCAACATGCCCGGCGCGGGCGGCACGATCGCGCTCGGCAACCTCTCGGTGCTCTCGGGACAGCCGAACAACATCCTCGTCGGCGGCACCGGCCTGCTCGCCGCGACCATCCAGTTCGACTCGGCCGCGACCCTCGACGACGTGACGCCGCTCGCCACGATCGTCGAGGAGTACGATGTGATCGTCGTGCCCGCCGACTCCCCGTACGAGACCCTCGACGACCTGGTCGAGGCCTGGCGCGACGATCCGAAGGCCCTCCCCTGGTCGGGCGGAGGTTCCTTCGACCAGCTCGTCGTCACCGACCTCGCGCTCGCCGCCGGCGTCCACCCGATCGACGTCACCTACATCCCCTCCGACGGCGGCGGCGAGGCCATCCAGGCCATGCTCAACGGCACCGTCTCGGCGGCGGCGGGCGGCTACCCCGACAACATCGATCAGATCGAGTCGGGTCGGCTGCGCGCACTCGCCCTCGTGGCGCCGGAGCGTGTGGACGGCATCGACATCCCGACCGCGGCCGAGCAGGGCTACGACATCAGCCTCACTAACTGGCGCTCCCTCTCGGCCCCCGCCGGGCTGAGCGGTGAGGATCGCGAGGCGCTCGTCGAACTGGTGCTCGAGACGCTCGACACCCCCGAGTGGGCCGACGCGATGACCCGCTACCACTGGACCGAGAAGGTGCTCACGGGCGACGAACTCGACGCGTTCCTCGTCGAGGAGCACGAGCGCATCGCGCAGCTGTACGAGGAGATGGACCAATGA